The Deltaproteobacteria bacterium sequence CCGAAATGCGGAGCGTTTGGCTACCGCGCAAACATCGGTGGAAGCTGCAGGCGCCAAGTGTTTGAGCCTGGTTGCAAATGCAGCGGAACCAGAATCGATTGCGAAGGCACTTGCCGACGCCGAAGAAAAGATGGGTGGCCTCGATATTTTGGTCAAC is a genomic window containing:
- a CDS encoding SDR family NAD(P)-dependent oxidoreductase, translating into MSERLKDKVAVITGGAGGLGLSVALTFAKEGAAIVLLGRNAERLATAQTSVEAAGAKCLSLVANAAEPESIAKALADAEEKMGGLDILVN